From the genome of Paraburkholderia flava, one region includes:
- a CDS encoding DUF892 family protein, which yields MADPRQDLLHVLRRAYALAQDVERSLKQFSDRHAGQAALAGPVTACLTQTLDQQRMLAECLRRIDNGTPLPPSSQADSTAVRPLSADRSNQSTDDAVHELTRIHVLVLQEIDVYSSGIATAESGGFFETRLVCEGILLQKSTMAAWLSRATNRTAV from the coding sequence ATGGCTGACCCACGGCAAGATCTGCTGCATGTGCTGCGACGCGCGTATGCGTTGGCGCAGGACGTCGAACGATCGCTGAAGCAGTTCAGCGATCGGCACGCCGGTCAGGCCGCGCTCGCGGGCCCCGTCACAGCATGTCTGACGCAAACGCTCGACCAGCAACGCATGCTGGCCGAGTGTCTGCGCAGAATCGACAACGGGACGCCCCTCCCGCCATCGAGTCAGGCGGATTCCACCGCCGTACGCCCGCTATCCGCAGATCGGTCGAATCAATCAACCGACGACGCGGTCCACGAGCTGACCCGTATACACGTTTTGGTACTTCAGGAAATCGACGTCTATTCGTCGGGAATTGCCACAGCGGAATCCGGTGGTTTCTTTGAAACCCGGCTCGTCTGCGAAGGCATTCTGCTGCAGAAATCCACCATGGCAGCGTGGCTCTCCAGGGCCACCAACCGAACCGCAGTTTAA
- a CDS encoding cold-shock protein has translation MDTGTVKWFNDSKGFGFITPDAGGDDLFAHFSEVRGEGFKTLAENQKVSYETKRGEKGLQAANITPL, from the coding sequence ATGGATACCGGCACCGTCAAGTGGTTCAACGATAGCAAAGGCTTCGGCTTCATCACGCCCGACGCAGGCGGCGACGACCTGTTCGCACATTTCTCGGAAGTGCGCGGCGAGGGCTTCAAGACACTGGCCGAAAACCAGAAAGTCAGCTACGAAACGAAGCGCGGCGAGAAAGGTTTGCAGGCTGCGAACATCACCCCGCTCTAA
- the rpsU gene encoding 30S ribosomal protein S21, with protein sequence MTTVILKPDEPVEVAIRRFRRSIESTGLIKELRARTAYEKPTTERKRKKAMAVARLRKQIRRSMPPKKQY encoded by the coding sequence TTGACCACAGTAATTCTTAAACCCGACGAGCCCGTCGAGGTCGCTATCCGCCGTTTCCGCCGTTCGATCGAATCCACCGGCCTGATCAAGGAACTGCGTGCACGTACGGCCTATGAGAAGCCGACCACCGAACGCAAACGCAAGAAGGCGATGGCTGTCGCGCGACTGCGCAAGCAGATCCGGCGTTCGATGCCGCCGAAAAAGCAGTACTGA